The genomic segment AATAAAATATGACCTAAAAACCCTGGAAGATCTCAAAAAAGACGAGATAACTGATAATGCATTTGCCCAGCTCTCAAAATATAGAGGGGTTTCTGGAAAAGCGAGCCAGGGTTTTCGTTTTAATTTTTTCAGGATATGTATTCAGGACCATAAAATCATGGAGGCAGTTAAAAAAAGAGGGGACAGAACATGTCTCAAACCCCTTTTGTTATATGTGATGACACATGAACTCATTCATATTGTAAGGTTTAACAGATTGATAAAGAAATTTGAGGGTTCCTCTAAAGAAAAGGAAATTGAAGAAAAAAATGTTCATTTTGATACATACAATATCCTTAGAAATACTGAGATTCATGGAATGAATGATATTTTAAATCATTATAGAGATTTTAGGTTTATCGAAAATTAATAAATCTCTGGAATCTCTTGAAAAAATAGGATTTTGTGTTATAATTGATAATTAAAGAGTAGCTGTTAAAGTAATGTGCAGTAAGGGGGGTTTGAAGAGATGCCGATTTACGAATACAAATGTAACTCATGTGGTCACAGATTTGAAAAGATTCAGAGTTTTTCTGATTCTCCCATTGAAAAATGTGAAGTATGTAATGGAAAGGTTTCAAAATTGCTCTCTAAGTCTACCTTTCATCTTAAAGGGAGCGGTTGGTACGCCACAGATTATGCTAAGCCTCTAGAGACCAAAAAGAAATATGATT from the Nitrospinota bacterium genome contains:
- a CDS encoding zinc ribbon domain-containing protein; protein product: MPIYEYKCNSCGHRFEKIQSFSDSPIEKCEVCNGKVSKLLSKSTFHLKGSGWYATDYAKPLETKKKYDSKTNKVTDKKKD